A region of Anaeromicrobium sediminis DNA encodes the following proteins:
- a CDS encoding L-fuculose-phosphate aldolase → MIYLRFEKERQLIVEYGKKLITSNLTKGTGGNISIFMRNEKLMAITPSGIDYFEMKPEDVLIMDLHGNVIDGDKRPSSEYSMHRIFYEKREDINAVVHVHSTYSTTLSCMNWELPAMHYLVAISGGKNVRCSEYATFGTEELAISAFEGMKDRYAVFLANHGLLAGAKDLPNAFNKAEEIEFCAEIYCRTKALGEPKILSDAEMNKMLGLFQSYGQVKTEE, encoded by the coding sequence ATGATATACTTGAGATTTGAAAAAGAACGACAATTAATTGTTGAATATGGTAAGAAACTAATTACCAGCAATTTAACTAAAGGTACAGGAGGCAATATTAGTATTTTCATGAGAAATGAAAAACTAATGGCCATAACTCCAAGTGGAATTGATTATTTTGAAATGAAGCCAGAAGATGTGCTGATTATGGATCTTCATGGCAATGTGATTGATGGAGATAAAAGACCATCTAGTGAGTATTCCATGCATAGAATTTTCTATGAAAAGAGAGAAGATATTAATGCAGTAGTTCATGTACACTCTACATATTCTACTACCTTATCTTGTATGAATTGGGAACTACCAGCTATGCATTACTTAGTTGCAATTTCAGGTGGAAAAAATGTACGATGTTCAGAATATGCAACCTTTGGAACAGAAGAGCTTGCTATAAGTGCCTTTGAAGGAATGAAAGATAGATATGCTGTCTTTCTAGCTAACCATGGACTACTTGCAGGTGCAAAAGATTTACCTAATGCTTTTAACAAAGCAGAAGAAATTGAATTTTGTGCAGAAATATATTGTAGAACGAAGGCTTTAGGGGAGCCTAAAATACTTTCAGATGCTGAAATGAATAAAATGTTAGGATTATTTCAAAGCTACGGCCAAGTAAAAACAGAGGAATAG
- a CDS encoding sugar-binding transcriptional regulator, whose protein sequence is MQNSNNRELIKIAYYYYEKGLTQAQIAKKMVMSRQKVNRLLKKARNENIVQIKIIDIDKYNLELETKLEEKFNLTQSVVVSSIDEDMITTSLGIAGAEYLEELLVKGDVVGVTWGKTLSEVANRLSYNSKLQIPVVQLIGGLDIGFTALKPDEITRTIAEKLGGNPYLLYAPAIVDNKETKTAMISDDSLKTTFKNMEKCNVIVVGIGELNKNSTLYFNKQYTEHLLSRKCVGDIGFRWYNKDGEAVDHDYKDRTIGYDILENKSNALVVGIAGGKSKYQSILGALKGNYIDVLITDSDMAKELIK, encoded by the coding sequence GTGCAAAATTCTAATAATCGTGAGTTAATAAAAATTGCATACTATTATTATGAAAAAGGCTTAACCCAAGCTCAAATAGCAAAAAAAATGGTTATGTCTAGGCAGAAAGTAAATAGATTATTGAAAAAAGCTCGTAATGAAAATATAGTCCAAATCAAAATTATAGATATTGACAAGTACAATTTAGAACTTGAAACCAAGCTAGAAGAAAAATTCAACTTAACCCAAAGTGTAGTGGTTTCTTCTATTGATGAGGACATGATAACTACTAGTCTTGGTATAGCTGGGGCTGAATATTTAGAAGAATTACTTGTAAAGGGCGATGTTGTTGGAGTCACATGGGGAAAGACATTGTCAGAGGTGGCCAATAGATTATCCTATAATAGTAAACTACAAATACCAGTTGTCCAACTAATAGGAGGACTTGATATAGGTTTTACTGCTCTAAAGCCTGATGAAATCACTAGAACTATTGCCGAAAAACTTGGTGGGAACCCTTATTTGTTATATGCTCCTGCTATTGTAGATAATAAGGAAACTAAAACTGCCATGATTTCTGATGATAGTTTAAAAACTACTTTTAAGAATATGGAAAAATGCAACGTTATAGTAGTTGGTATAGGAGAATTAAATAAAAATAGTACCCTATATTTTAATAAACAATATACAGAGCATCTTCTATCTCGTAAATGTGTTGGCGATATTGGATTTAGATGGTATAACAAAGATGGTGAAGCTGTAGATCACGACTATAAGGATAGAACTATAGGATATGACATCCTTGAAAATAAAAGCAATGCCCTAGTTGTAGGAATAGCAGGTGGAAAAAGTAAATACCAATCTATATTAGGAGCATTAAAGGGAAACTATATAGATGTATTAATCACTGATAGTGACATGGCTAAAGAATTGATTAAATAA
- a CDS encoding nitroreductase family protein: MNETIQFINNRVSIRKFNNKPIDEKIMDNIIHAAMRAPTAGNMMLYSIIKIQDKDMLKKLSETCDHQPFIGNSDTALLFAVDLYKWHKYFLLNKVPEYAKRTNRVYEGPTLGDCILGINDALIAAQSAVIAAESYGVGSCYIGDIMENIEVHRQLLNLPKYVFPATLIVFGNYDHQPKLRSRFAKEFVVFDEKYKSLSDDEIKEMFKEQEAKFNSNPVSDFENFAQQFYNRKIGSDFFKEMNRSLKEIMKDFK, translated from the coding sequence ATGAACGAAACAATACAATTCATTAACAACCGGGTCAGCATTCGTAAATTCAACAACAAGCCTATTGATGAAAAAATCATGGATAATATCATACATGCTGCCATGCGGGCACCAACAGCTGGGAACATGATGCTTTATTCCATCATCAAAATTCAAGATAAAGATATGCTCAAAAAACTTAGTGAAACCTGTGATCATCAGCCTTTTATTGGGAATTCAGACACGGCTTTGTTATTTGCTGTGGATCTTTATAAATGGCATAAATATTTTTTACTAAATAAAGTACCTGAATATGCTAAAAGAACCAATAGAGTATACGAAGGGCCAACTTTAGGCGACTGTATTCTCGGTATTAACGATGCACTTATCGCTGCTCAAAGTGCAGTCATTGCTGCTGAGAGTTATGGGGTAGGAAGCTGTTATATTGGGGACATCATGGAAAATATCGAGGTACATCGCCAGCTACTTAATCTTCCAAAGTATGTTTTCCCTGCTACCCTGATTGTATTTGGAAACTATGATCATCAACCTAAGCTGAGAAGTCGTTTTGCAAAAGAATTTGTGGTCTTTGATGAAAAATATAAATCATTATCCGATGATGAAATTAAGGAAATGTTTAAAGAGCAGGAAGCTAAGTTCAACTCTAATCCAGTCAGTGATTTTGAGAACTTTGCTCAACAATTTTATAACCGCAAAATAGGATCGGATTTTTTCAAGGAAATGAATCGATCCCTAAAGGAAATTATGAAGGATTTTAAATAA